The following proteins are encoded in a genomic region of Candidatus Thermoplasmatota archaeon:
- a CDS encoding N-acetyltransferase: MIVREASVSDYIAVSKIISSVFSEDLKMITSKAVDESLVLPFIEKAGYNIYVAKEQAKILGAIVISRRKLSFSPSLIWFYFKNFGIFASLRSYLRLTMFRKKMPKKLDNEYFIEAIAVDGTARNRGIGRELVVQVEKTLKEKNVKYLGLLVRAENTAVEFYRALGFAKVKDCATRAFGKWYYMRKALNPNFL; this comes from the coding sequence ATGATAGTTAGGGAAGCAAGCGTAAGTGACTACATTGCAGTATCGAAAATAATCTCAAGTGTTTTTTCAGAAGATTTAAAAATGATTACTAGCAAGGCAGTGGATGAAAGCCTTGTCTTACCTTTCATTGAAAAAGCAGGATACAATATTTATGTAGCTAAGGAGCAGGCTAAAATCTTAGGCGCGATTGTAATATCTAGGCGCAAGCTGAGTTTTTCTCCATCGTTAATTTGGTTCTATTTTAAAAATTTTGGTATATTTGCTTCTTTAAGGTCTTATTTAAGGCTGACAATGTTTAGGAAAAAAATGCCTAAAAAATTAGACAACGAATATTTTATAGAGGCTATTGCTGTAGATGGAACCGCTAGGAATAGAGGGATAGGTAGAGAACTTGTGGTGCAGGTGGAAAAAACACTAAAAGAAAAAAACGTAAAGTATTTAGGACTTTTAGTTAGAGCTGAAAATACAGCAGTTGAGTTTTACAGAGCTTTAGGCTTCGCAAAAGTAAAAGACTGCGCAACAAGAGCTTTTGGTAAATGGTATTATATGAGAAAAGCGCTTAACCCTAACTTTTTATAA
- a CDS encoding radical SAM protein yields the protein MYNLKYKLPVPFLVYALKLARYEKLVKLDDKIVFSSFVPPFPSKAFDRFVASFSKKTPTAVYTSLTNKCKYNCWHCSNMYRSGKELTSKEVIKLLKDFQDLGASVFGFTGGEPLLRNDLPEIIRAVDERGITLLFTSGDGFTNKKAEELKKAGLFSVVISLDHFKGEVHNALREQKDAFKTALDAIQTSKKYGFYTTISTVVTKQLLDTIFEFLEFAQKLGVDEVRVLEPIPCGKLLTEETTLDDKDRAKLIEVHKIANKSSKYPRVSAFSYIESEQAIGCTAGIDHLYIDAEGNVCPCDFTPLSFGNVKEEELKKILERLHNYFTNPREKCFMIENYKEIAKCFEGKLPLPIEKSIEICKSCKPSATPTFYKKLGLSAFLI from the coding sequence ATGTACAACCTTAAATACAAGTTGCCAGTACCTTTTTTAGTTTATGCGCTGAAATTAGCAAGATATGAAAAGCTTGTAAAGCTCGACGATAAAATTGTATTCTCTTCCTTCGTACCACCGTTTCCTAGCAAAGCTTTCGATAGATTCGTTGCAAGTTTTAGTAAAAAAACTCCAACTGCAGTTTACACAAGCTTGACTAATAAATGCAAATATAACTGCTGGCACTGTAGCAATATGTATAGAAGCGGTAAGGAGCTTACCAGCAAGGAAGTAATCAAATTGCTAAAAGATTTTCAAGATTTAGGGGCTTCTGTTTTTGGATTCACTGGCGGAGAGCCTTTACTCAGAAACGACCTCCCAGAAATTATAAGAGCAGTTGATGAAAGAGGCATCACTCTCCTTTTCACATCCGGAGATGGCTTTACTAACAAAAAAGCGGAAGAATTAAAAAAAGCAGGATTATTTTCGGTTGTGATTAGTCTGGACCATTTTAAGGGCGAGGTACATAACGCTCTCAGAGAGCAGAAAGACGCATTTAAAACAGCTCTTGATGCTATACAAACATCAAAAAAATATGGATTCTATACTACAATCTCAACTGTAGTCACCAAGCAGCTCCTTGACACAATCTTTGAATTTCTAGAGTTTGCACAAAAGCTAGGAGTAGATGAGGTAAGGGTACTAGAGCCAATACCATGCGGCAAGTTATTGACTGAAGAGACTACACTAGATGATAAAGATAGAGCTAAGTTAATAGAAGTGCATAAAATTGCAAATAAATCTAGTAAATATCCTAGAGTCTCAGCATTTTCTTACATAGAAAGCGAACAAGCTATTGGCTGTACCGCGGGTATAGACCATCTTTATATCGACGCTGAAGGTAATGTTTGTCCTTGCGATTTCACACCGCTTTCATTTGGAAATGTAAAAGAAGAAGAGCTTAAAAAGATATTGGAAAGACTTCATAATTATTTCACTAACCCAAGAGAGAAATGTTTTATGATAGAAAACTACAAAGAAATTGCTAAATGCTTTGAGGGTAAACTACCACTTCCTATAGAAAAATCTATAGAAATATGTAAGAGCTGCAAGCCCTCTGCTACACCTACTTTTTATAAAAAGTTAGGGTTAAGCGCTTTTCTCATATAA
- a CDS encoding signal peptidase I, producing MRFRLRPIVSYVSGAVPVLIITSYLLFYCSNTPYPVVMIDGSSMEPTLSEGAISIWLPAKIEDIEAGDIVAYRSYVYEGRIICHRVVEIRGEGAFRRLTTKGDANNYTDQGPAPYAPELPVTANNLLGKLVCFGGKPVKVPAALNPIFQLINVKKALAEEPVFLVVAALAIPTVIGISIVFIKVSRRGRVEKVDTEELILGPEQVRAVKVYCYILLMFLVFALISVRVFCSSQTVVVGVELGKEPSMEADVSFGDMRAGETKVENFTFTNLAIIPTKCITLSHGKISNWLTIQKPVVALGGWKNGTYPITVSVPEGTKRGEYQGKLYTFFSPILLILPNSLIEPLAGTIGGIVILYVVASCVWSLILTFLLILGNKIIAKYTLRKEYSEFMKRLRFKPYKKRFEFKIPDFRRFLSASIEFSVYKPLLSAAVVQPLFVGFAFIIGYPLLGLLLSAFFAGFFTYLLGCRWRGGIIFSSIVSEAISLLIITILFSTRFPTLNPWLFAGAILFLLGIVFIAFLLLVIPVVFLGYSGGGLANWIRMKLNPSARIFADTDF from the coding sequence ATGCGTTTCAGACTGAGGCCTATTGTAAGCTATGTATCAGGCGCTGTGCCTGTGCTCATTATTACAAGCTATCTTCTTTTTTACTGTTCCAACACTCCCTACCCAGTAGTAATGATAGACGGAAGTAGTATGGAGCCTACTCTCAGTGAAGGCGCTATCTCAATATGGTTACCTGCGAAAATAGAAGATATAGAGGCAGGCGATATAGTTGCATATAGAAGTTATGTATACGAGGGAAGGATAATATGCCACAGGGTTGTAGAGATTAGGGGTGAGGGCGCTTTCAGGCGTCTAACAACGAAAGGCGATGCAAACAATTATACAGATCAAGGTCCTGCGCCATACGCTCCGGAGCTGCCTGTAACTGCAAATAATTTGCTTGGCAAGCTAGTTTGCTTCGGCGGTAAGCCTGTAAAGGTGCCTGCCGCTCTCAATCCAATTTTCCAGCTTATAAACGTTAAGAAAGCGCTTGCTGAGGAGCCTGTGTTTTTGGTAGTAGCTGCGCTTGCAATACCCACAGTTATAGGGATTTCTATTGTTTTCATAAAAGTTTCAAGAAGAGGACGAGTTGAAAAAGTAGACACTGAAGAATTGATTCTAGGTCCTGAGCAGGTGCGGGCTGTGAAAGTGTACTGCTACATACTTTTAATGTTTCTTGTATTTGCGTTGATATCAGTGAGGGTATTCTGCAGTAGCCAGACAGTTGTGGTAGGTGTAGAGCTTGGTAAGGAGCCTAGTATGGAAGCAGACGTTTCTTTCGGCGATATGAGAGCTGGTGAGACCAAAGTTGAGAATTTTACATTTACAAATCTAGCGATAATACCGACAAAATGCATAACTCTTTCACACGGTAAAATTTCGAATTGGCTTACAATTCAGAAGCCTGTTGTAGCTTTGGGTGGTTGGAAGAACGGGACGTATCCAATTACTGTTTCTGTACCTGAGGGTACGAAAAGAGGCGAGTATCAAGGCAAGCTTTATACTTTTTTTTCGCCTATTCTGCTGATATTACCTAATTCTTTAATAGAGCCTCTAGCTGGTACGATTGGCGGAATTGTAATTCTATATGTAGTTGCAAGTTGTGTTTGGAGCTTAATCCTTACTTTTTTATTAATCTTAGGTAACAAAATTATAGCAAAATATACGTTAAGAAAAGAATACAGTGAGTTTATGAAAAGATTGCGTTTCAAACCCTACAAAAAACGGTTTGAATTTAAAATTCCTGATTTCAGACGCTTTCTATCAGCAAGCATAGAATTCTCAGTATACAAGCCTCTACTTTCAGCAGCAGTTGTACAGCCGTTGTTTGTAGGCTTTGCTTTTATAATCGGCTACCCTCTTTTAGGGCTTCTTTTGAGTGCGTTCTTTGCAGGCTTTTTTACATATCTACTGGGCTGTAGATGGCGCGGCGGCATAATATTTTCAAGCATTGTTTCAGAGGCTATTTCACTGCTAATAATTACAATACTATTTTCAACTCGTTTTCCAACTCTAAATCCATGGCTATTTGCAGGGGCTATTCTCTTCCTACTTGGAATAGTATTTATTGCATTTTTGCTGCTCGTTATTCCAGTGGTATTTTTAGGTTATTCCGGAGGCGGGCTTGCTAATTGGATTAGAATGAAGCTAAACCCATCTGCTAGAATATTTGCTGATACAGATTTTTAA
- a CDS encoding VWA domain-containing protein: MPPPISKIRKQLSPNYGFTLLNNVFAVRIPRTSIYQLSLLDVAQISKIKPAKEFEAVYIIADKSHLKLPKGKFDSLVASRVSIEEVLRTAKGWELEDRYAEVIFKLLDTCVEEGKLPVGPFRAGRRTEVITVGTGKYMRYRIPRESENVRDIAIVPTIHAAVLRERKLSKRGLAVKRQDFREKVRLSYVSSSIITVLDTSSSISSMRKLELVKAVARLILTSAYQHRDQVALIKCSGTTPEIISPLTPAVESCEPYIKDLQISGATPLAASILAGLDIARSGKTAKSVPILVLITDGTANVPIEPGGNIYRELYSVARLARRSGVKILVVDISEEGSLVAKRIASISNGHYYHLKW, from the coding sequence ATGCCACCCCCAATTTCTAAAATAAGGAAGCAGCTCTCTCCCAACTACGGCTTTACTTTATTAAACAATGTGTTCGCAGTTCGTATACCACGAACTTCAATATATCAACTTTCACTTCTGGATGTAGCTCAGATATCTAAAATAAAGCCAGCCAAAGAATTTGAAGCTGTTTATATAATTGCAGATAAATCGCATCTTAAATTACCGAAAGGAAAATTCGACTCTTTAGTTGCGAGTAGAGTTTCGATAGAAGAAGTACTTAGAACTGCAAAAGGCTGGGAGCTAGAAGATAGATATGCAGAAGTTATCTTCAAACTGCTCGATACTTGCGTTGAGGAGGGTAAACTTCCAGTAGGACCATTTAGAGCTGGCAGACGAACTGAAGTTATAACGGTTGGTACCGGCAAATATATGCGGTATAGAATACCGCGTGAAAGTGAAAATGTAAGAGATATAGCAATTGTGCCGACAATACATGCTGCTGTGCTGAGGGAAAGGAAGCTCTCTAAGAGAGGACTTGCAGTTAAAAGACAGGATTTTAGAGAGAAGGTAAGGCTTAGCTATGTTTCGTCATCAATTATAACAGTGCTTGATACAAGCAGTTCTATAAGTAGCATGAGGAAACTGGAGCTTGTAAAAGCAGTTGCCCGCTTGATATTAACAAGCGCTTACCAGCACAGAGATCAAGTAGCTTTAATTAAGTGCTCAGGCACTACACCTGAGATTATTTCACCGCTTACTCCAGCTGTAGAGTCCTGCGAGCCTTACATAAAAGATCTGCAGATAAGCGGCGCTACTCCACTTGCTGCAAGTATTTTAGCAGGTTTGGATATTGCGAGAAGCGGTAAGACTGCAAAGAGCGTACCTATCCTGGTACTCATAACAGATGGAACTGCTAACGTACCGATAGAGCCAGGCGGAAATATATACAGAGAGCTCTATAGCGTAGCCCGGCTCGCAAGGAGGAGCGGTGTGAAAATACTGGTTGTTGATATAAGTGAAGAAGGCTCGCTAGTTGCAAAAAGAATTGCGTCTATAAGTAATGGACACTACTATCACTTGAAATGGTAA
- a CDS encoding DUF835 domain-containing protein, with translation MGLRAKLKKGEKPKTEEVKEEVVAPPAELAYTCPLCGSDVDGETIICQFCGAVFEENIYECGFCGAQITKDLRMCPACGIATRPEILELEPGLTYLIKEERPTMGFDMFVKSVHAGRPACGISTIYHDKLRKKYNLSENVPVYWLSSATDADAISPGRAQFELTYTIIEFMGRTKNGIVFLHGLDQIVKGTNIDVTVDFLKNITDAASKRMATLIVSVNPNIFRPDQLAIIENLFDEILEGEYEERVTPVVEELSVTLPSAEGEPSAERMVEMPTPELVERKVSKTKRVLFPFTAIVGQETMKRALLLNAINPQIGGVLIQGERGTAKSIAVRGLAELLPEIEVVKGCRFSCDPNVPEALCWECKERIEKGEKLEVERRKVKVVDLPLNATEDRVVGALDVEKVLKEGLKAFEEGLMAEANRGILYIDEINLLDDYLVDVLLDAAAMGVCSVEREGISVSYPAKFILVGSMNPEEGKLRPQLLDRLALSIEVKGVPDTEARVEIIRRQKEFTKSAEKFRSAFEKSQNELKERIRKAQELLPQVKTSEKLLEGISRLCVEFKVDGHRPDIMIQRAAETNAAFEGRTEVTKEDIIKATEMVFPHRMRKGPFEEGKFNVQLLRKIAGKIVGK, from the coding sequence ATGGGACTGAGAGCTAAGCTGAAGAAGGGAGAAAAGCCTAAAACTGAAGAGGTAAAAGAAGAAGTAGTAGCGCCGCCAGCTGAGCTGGCATATACATGTCCACTTTGCGGATCTGACGTAGATGGCGAAACTATCATATGCCAGTTTTGCGGTGCAGTGTTTGAAGAGAATATCTACGAATGTGGATTTTGCGGCGCTCAAATAACAAAAGATTTAAGAATGTGCCCTGCATGCGGTATTGCTACAAGACCTGAAATTTTAGAGCTTGAGCCGGGCTTGACATATCTTATTAAAGAAGAACGCCCCACAATGGGCTTTGATATGTTCGTAAAAAGTGTGCATGCTGGGAGACCTGCCTGCGGCATTTCTACGATATATCATGACAAACTTAGAAAAAAATACAATCTCTCAGAAAACGTACCTGTGTACTGGCTAAGCTCTGCAACCGATGCAGATGCAATTTCGCCTGGAAGAGCTCAATTCGAACTTACCTATACGATAATAGAGTTTATGGGCAGAACAAAAAATGGCATTGTATTTCTACATGGACTTGACCAGATAGTTAAAGGAACGAATATCGATGTTACAGTAGATTTTCTTAAAAACATTACAGATGCAGCCTCTAAAAGAATGGCTACTCTGATAGTAAGCGTAAACCCTAATATATTCAGGCCTGACCAATTGGCTATAATAGAAAATTTATTTGATGAAATTCTAGAAGGTGAATACGAGGAAAGAGTTACACCTGTCGTAGAAGAGTTAAGTGTAACATTGCCGTCAGCTGAAGGAGAGCCTAGTGCAGAGAGAATGGTAGAAATGCCAACGCCCGAGCTCGTCGAGAGAAAAGTATCGAAGACCAAGCGCGTACTATTTCCATTTACTGCAATTGTAGGTCAGGAGACAATGAAAAGAGCTTTGTTGCTCAATGCTATCAATCCTCAGATAGGAGGAGTGCTGATTCAGGGCGAAAGAGGTACAGCTAAATCTATTGCTGTAAGAGGGCTTGCAGAATTGTTGCCTGAAATAGAAGTTGTAAAAGGCTGTAGGTTCAGCTGCGACCCCAATGTACCTGAGGCGCTCTGCTGGGAGTGCAAGGAAAGAATTGAAAAAGGTGAGAAGCTGGAGGTAGAGAGGAGGAAAGTAAAAGTTGTAGACCTGCCTCTCAACGCTACTGAAGACAGAGTTGTAGGAGCACTAGATGTAGAGAAAGTACTGAAAGAGGGTCTTAAAGCTTTTGAAGAAGGCCTTATGGCGGAAGCGAACAGAGGTATTCTCTACATTGACGAAATTAATCTTTTAGATGACTATCTTGTAGATGTACTGCTCGACGCTGCTGCAATGGGTGTTTGTAGTGTAGAACGTGAAGGTATAAGTGTAAGCTATCCTGCTAAATTCATATTAGTTGGGAGTATGAATCCTGAGGAAGGCAAACTTAGACCTCAGCTCCTCGATCGATTAGCATTAAGTATAGAAGTAAAAGGAGTACCTGACACAGAAGCCAGAGTTGAGATTATTAGGAGGCAAAAAGAGTTCACAAAGAGCGCTGAAAAATTTAGAAGCGCATTTGAAAAGTCTCAAAATGAACTGAAAGAGAGAATAAGGAAAGCGCAAGAGCTTCTTCCGCAAGTAAAAACTTCTGAAAAACTGCTTGAAGGGATATCCAGACTTTGCGTGGAGTTTAAAGTCGATGGTCATAGACCTGATATTATGATTCAGAGAGCTGCTGAAACAAACGCTGCTTTTGAAGGTAGAACTGAAGTTACTAAAGAAGATATTATTAAAGCTACAGAAATGGTCTTCCCGCACAGAATGAGAAAAGGACCTTTTGAAGAAGGTAAGTTCAATGTGCAACTTCTTAGAAAAATCGCAGGTAAGATAGTAGGCAAGTAG
- a CDS encoding carboxypeptidase-like regulatory domain-containing protein — MRKITSLIGCLLLIISLSSISINAAERTEPRAESLSVVNSTLLIEGEYTHHGSVVVRDNGCLVIVGTFTVLQDYAYQYSIEVRNNGTLRVVEHGILKSNYPLLIKTENTAYIELNNGSVELSAGKLELTDSIVTIMNSKLNCTLLSGTSSTIDVVASTLSSSITELNKVLFSATNSVLTSCLNATDSACTLFNVTLPSAIATGTTAISIYRVLSIYVRDVIDVPVGGATVHIKHLLNDSVYQTGVTSHKGKFETYALSDIITATGEQFLGNYRILAFYNGLTTTTAIALPHYQVYSKLEDVVNIKSAVLRFEVPLISSFYSAGRDIIIAENSTKILENSEYAKDGETYTYVQDGNILVKNNATLIIRKNTVLNIIQSSQRRYFISVENQGRLIIEGNSSTVSNEHLNLYLFDNCTFNASERSYLKLNIIGSDNANIALKDTTLEGSVYAKCAVTRLENVVANASYLIFNTTTLALAGSQLASEKLEIATQTLDIRDCTFTQPLRLKYSGYLTNVTAPEIATEATIYKCWWLTVEVVNGHNLPVSDAEVRVYSYNNLTELFYTSARTDKYGIAKFKLLGSEITGEREEFVGNYKVVAFYTTQNQNTYTSTEAKLAMTDNKKVTLKFAEKLVPPYYISVTLEFISPGQPGAEITISGEVLYNDGPDKVANANVTIEIVETGFVVNTTTDSEGRYTCNVTVPLETGKYTVKVKVRETVFNMSAEISKPLVSELKKLEFNYWFIIGFVILAALSALGIRFLIMRVSAGKVVSSSETSGTHRTTALRWLLENAVRKRGEK, encoded by the coding sequence ATGAGAAAAATCACTAGTTTAATAGGATGTCTTCTGCTCATTATAAGCCTGAGTAGTATTAGCATAAATGCTGCAGAAAGAACTGAGCCAAGAGCAGAAAGTTTGAGTGTGGTGAACTCAACTCTGCTAATAGAAGGTGAATATACGCACCACGGCTCCGTAGTTGTAAGAGATAACGGCTGCCTAGTAATTGTAGGCACTTTTACTGTGCTGCAAGATTATGCTTATCAGTACAGCATAGAAGTTAGAAATAACGGTACGCTTCGAGTAGTAGAGCATGGCATTCTTAAAAGCAATTACCCACTGCTGATAAAGACTGAAAACACAGCATATATAGAGCTGAACAACGGCTCTGTAGAGCTGAGCGCAGGTAAATTAGAGCTGACGGACAGCATTGTTACAATTATGAACTCTAAACTCAACTGCACACTGCTATCAGGAACTAGCTCTACAATAGATGTTGTCGCATCTACGCTCAGCTCCAGCATTACTGAGCTAAACAAGGTATTATTCAGCGCTACAAATTCAGTACTTACTTCATGCCTAAACGCTACAGACAGCGCTTGTACCCTTTTTAATGTAACACTCCCATCTGCTATAGCTACAGGAACTACTGCAATTTCAATTTATAGAGTGCTGAGCATTTACGTAAGAGATGTAATTGATGTGCCGGTAGGTGGCGCAACTGTGCATATCAAGCATCTGCTGAACGATAGTGTCTATCAAACAGGAGTTACAAGCCACAAAGGAAAATTCGAGACCTATGCGCTAAGCGATATTATCACAGCTACAGGTGAGCAGTTCTTAGGTAATTATAGAATCTTGGCTTTCTACAACGGCCTTACTACAACCACTGCTATTGCATTGCCACACTATCAAGTTTATTCTAAGCTAGAAGATGTAGTAAATATAAAAAGCGCAGTGTTGAGGTTTGAAGTGCCACTAATATCGAGCTTCTATTCTGCAGGACGAGATATTATTATAGCTGAAAACTCAACTAAAATTCTTGAGAATTCTGAGTATGCAAAGGATGGCGAAACTTATACGTATGTTCAAGACGGCAATATATTGGTGAAAAATAATGCTACTCTTATTATTCGCAAGAACACTGTTCTAAACATAATACAGAGCAGTCAAAGAAGATATTTCATTTCTGTTGAGAATCAAGGCAGACTAATTATAGAGGGAAACAGCAGTACTGTCAGCAACGAGCATTTGAATCTATACCTTTTCGATAACTGCACGTTTAACGCTAGCGAGCGAAGTTATTTAAAACTCAACATCATAGGCTCAGATAATGCCAATATAGCTCTAAAGGATACTACCCTTGAAGGCTCAGTGTACGCAAAATGTGCAGTAACAAGATTAGAAAACGTTGTGGCAAACGCCTCGTACCTAATATTCAATACAACAACGCTAGCGCTAGCAGGCTCGCAACTAGCTAGCGAAAAACTTGAAATAGCTACTCAAACTCTCGATATTAGAGACTGCACATTCACTCAGCCCTTGAGATTGAAGTATTCAGGATATTTAACGAACGTCACAGCACCTGAAATCGCAACTGAAGCAACTATTTATAAATGCTGGTGGCTTACTGTAGAGGTAGTAAACGGGCATAATCTTCCTGTAAGCGATGCTGAAGTACGCGTGTATAGCTATAACAATTTAACTGAGCTTTTCTATACCTCTGCAAGAACCGATAAATATGGCATAGCTAAATTCAAACTTTTAGGCAGTGAAATAACAGGCGAGCGCGAGGAATTTGTAGGCAACTATAAAGTAGTAGCTTTTTATACAACTCAAAACCAGAATACCTACACCTCGACAGAAGCCAAGCTTGCAATGACTGATAATAAAAAGGTTACTCTGAAGTTTGCCGAGAAGCTGGTACCACCTTACTATATTAGTGTAACGCTCGAGTTCATATCGCCTGGACAGCCCGGAGCTGAAATAACTATTTCGGGAGAAGTTCTATACAATGATGGCCCTGATAAAGTAGCGAACGCAAATGTTACAATAGAAATTGTAGAGACTGGCTTTGTAGTTAATACCACTACAGACTCTGAAGGTAGATATACATGCAACGTTACCGTACCTTTAGAGACGGGCAAGTATACTGTAAAGGTCAAAGTGAGAGAGACTGTCTTTAATATGAGCGCTGAAATTTCAAAACCGCTTGTCTCAGAGCTGAAAAAACTAGAGTTCAATTACTGGTTTATAATTGGATTCGTTATTTTAGCTGCTCTATCTGCACTTGGAATTAGATTTTTAATAATGCGTGTATCTGCAGGAAAAGTAGTTAGTAGCTCAGAAACGAGCGGTACGCACAGAACTACAGCTTTGAGATGGCTGCTAGAAAACGCAGTCCGCAAAAGAGGCGAAAAATAA